One region of Hoeflea sp. 108 genomic DNA includes:
- a CDS encoding aspartate aminotransferase family protein produces the protein MPIAALAKPKLMTVEDAKALDVVKMTDLFKAHLNPGQLHFMKLLGFHKIKIERAEGMHYVDQNGRKILDFFGGFGSLALGHNHPRVIEARKRFQDEKRHEIGIAFMSQYASALAYNLAQISPGDLDMVFFGSSGSEAMEAAVKLAERAAGPARPKIVYAENSFHGKTKGVLTITDGALYRGEFKLTDNTARVPFGDIDAVERLFRSDPAIGAIVLETIQGGGGINQAPSEYWQKLRALCDKYSVIWVADEVQCGVGRSGRFYAFEHYGVVPDITAVAKSLGGGKAAMAAMIARRDVYMKAYGTPKTAMIHAMATFGGIGEGCITAIETLNVLYDEHLIENSASTGDYLLARLQELQAKYPKIIKDVRGKGLMVGLEFHDFSQTLPMVLRPVVSMLDDKLKGSLSGFVGALLLRDYDVLVAFTEYNRNVVRLLPPLVCSPADVDVLIAALDDLLGRGIVSIVKDFVKSQVK, from the coding sequence ATGCCGATAGCCGCGCTCGCCAAGCCGAAGCTGATGACGGTCGAGGACGCCAAGGCGCTCGACGTCGTCAAGATGACGGACCTGTTCAAGGCGCATCTGAACCCGGGCCAGTTGCATTTCATGAAGCTGCTCGGCTTCCACAAGATCAAGATCGAGCGTGCCGAAGGCATGCACTATGTCGACCAGAACGGCCGCAAGATCCTCGACTTCTTCGGCGGTTTCGGCTCGCTTGCGCTCGGTCACAACCATCCGCGCGTCATCGAGGCGCGCAAGCGCTTCCAGGACGAGAAGCGCCACGAGATCGGCATCGCCTTCATGTCGCAATATGCCTCGGCGCTGGCCTACAATCTGGCGCAGATTTCGCCGGGCGATCTCGACATGGTGTTTTTCGGCTCATCCGGTTCGGAGGCGATGGAGGCAGCGGTCAAGCTGGCCGAGCGCGCGGCCGGGCCGGCACGTCCGAAGATCGTCTATGCCGAGAATTCCTTCCACGGAAAGACCAAGGGCGTGCTGACGATCACGGACGGCGCACTCTATCGCGGCGAATTCAAGCTGACCGACAACACCGCGCGCGTGCCGTTCGGCGATATCGATGCGGTCGAGCGCCTGTTCCGCTCGGATCCGGCAATCGGCGCGATCGTGCTGGAGACCATCCAGGGCGGCGGCGGCATCAACCAGGCTCCATCAGAATATTGGCAGAAGCTTCGCGCGCTGTGCGACAAGTACAGCGTGATCTGGGTCGCCGACGAGGTGCAGTGCGGCGTCGGTCGTTCGGGGCGCTTCTATGCCTTCGAGCATTATGGTGTCGTGCCCGACATCACTGCGGTCGCCAAGTCGCTCGGCGGCGGCAAGGCGGCGATGGCGGCGATGATCGCCCGCCGGGACGTCTACATGAAGGCCTATGGCACGCCCAAGACGGCGATGATCCATGCCATGGCGACCTTCGGCGGAATCGGCGAAGGCTGCATCACGGCCATCGAAACCCTGAATGTGCTCTATGACGAGCATCTGATCGAGAATTCGGCGAGCACCGGCGACTACCTGCTGGCGCGCCTGCAGGAGCTTCAGGCGAAGTATCCCAAGATCATCAAGGACGTACGCGGCAAGGGCCTGATGGTCGGGCTCGAGTTCCACGACTTCTCGCAGACGCTGCCGATGGTTCTGCGTCCTGTCGTGAGCATGCTCGATGACAAGCTCAAGGGCTCGCTGTCGGGCTTTGTCGGTGCGCTTTTGCTGCGCGATTACGACGTGCTGGTGGCCTTCACCGAATACAATCGCAATGTCGTGCGCCTGCTGCCGCCACTGGTGTGCAGCCCCGCCGACGTCGACGTGCTGATTGCCGCGCTCGACGACCTGCTCGGCCGCGGCATCGTTTCGATCGTCAAGGATTTCGTGAAGAGCCAGGTCAAGTGA
- a CDS encoding NAD(P)-dependent oxidoreductase, translating to MRHVIFGGDGFVGRHLAPKLVADGDEVIVADIVKSDLPHYRNARFVQCDVTDPAAIAAVGIAPDDMIYNLSAKMLSPIQVRAKRHDFFFPVNYFGTENIIKAMDQAGASKLVHFTTDMIYGHTVTYPMTEDHPVSPLGEYGLSKWKTEELSAVWRERGMRISLFRPRLIIGPGRLGILSKLFKLIDMNLPVPMIGSGKNPYQFISVFDCAEAARLAWKAGVPNEAYNLGSLNPPPVRKLLGDLIKSAGSKSILIPTPGWAVKRTLDLLDLMNMPIMDPEQYLIADEECVLDVTKGERQLGWVPKYRDEDMLIAAYKEYRAKMDGVVAPQPAPAE from the coding sequence ATGAGACACGTCATTTTCGGAGGCGACGGCTTCGTCGGTCGTCATCTTGCCCCCAAGCTTGTTGCCGATGGCGACGAGGTGATCGTCGCCGACATCGTCAAGAGCGACCTGCCGCATTACCGCAACGCGCGTTTCGTCCAGTGTGACGTGACCGATCCTGCGGCCATCGCTGCGGTCGGCATCGCGCCCGACGACATGATCTACAATCTGTCGGCCAAGATGCTGTCGCCGATCCAGGTCAGGGCCAAGCGGCACGACTTCTTCTTCCCGGTCAATTACTTCGGTACCGAGAACATCATCAAGGCTATGGACCAGGCCGGTGCGTCGAAGCTGGTGCATTTCACCACCGACATGATCTACGGCCATACGGTGACCTATCCGATGACCGAGGATCATCCGGTGTCGCCGCTCGGCGAATACGGCCTGTCCAAGTGGAAGACGGAAGAACTGTCGGCAGTGTGGCGCGAGCGCGGCATGCGCATTTCGCTGTTTCGCCCGCGCCTGATCATCGGGCCCGGTCGTCTCGGCATCCTGTCCAAGCTGTTCAAGCTCATCGACATGAATTTGCCTGTGCCGATGATCGGCTCGGGCAAGAACCCCTACCAGTTCATCTCGGTGTTCGACTGCGCCGAGGCTGCGCGTCTCGCCTGGAAGGCAGGCGTGCCGAACGAAGCCTACAATCTCGGTTCGCTCAACCCGCCGCCGGTGCGCAAGCTTCTCGGAGATCTCATCAAGTCGGCCGGGTCGAAATCCATCCTCATCCCGACGCCGGGATGGGCGGTCAAGCGTACGCTCGACCTGCTCGACCTGATGAACATGCCGATCATGGATCCCGAGCAGTATCTCATCGCCGACGAAGAGTGCGTTCTCGATGTCACCAAGGGCGAGCGCCAGCTCGGCTGGGTGCCGAAATATCGCGACGAGGACATGCTGATCGCCGCCTACAAGGAATATCGCGCCAAGATGGACGGCGTCGTCGCTCCGCAGCCCGCCCCGGCCGAATAG
- a CDS encoding EamA family transporter, translated as MKYLPFILFTVMTNAAAQLMLKQGMMVLGPISFEGANPLVRLLQIVFSPWVFAGLLTFVISMASHLYVLSKVELSFAYPFLSLAYVAVAVFAYFVFREDLNAWRIAGIAFICVGTVLIAQSGREHGEQVTAAAETTKTSELVR; from the coding sequence ATGAAATATCTGCCATTTATCCTTTTCACGGTCATGACCAATGCTGCTGCCCAGCTTATGCTCAAGCAGGGCATGATGGTGCTTGGCCCGATTTCGTTCGAGGGCGCGAATCCGCTGGTTCGCTTGCTCCAGATCGTTTTCAGCCCCTGGGTGTTCGCCGGCTTGCTGACCTTCGTCATCTCGATGGCCTCGCATCTCTATGTGCTGTCGAAGGTCGAACTCAGCTTTGCCTATCCGTTCCTCAGCCTGGCCTATGTCGCGGTTGCGGTGTTTGCCTACTTCGTCTTCCGCGAAGACCTGAACGCCTGGCGCATCGCCGGCATCGCCTTCATCTGCGTCGGCACGGTGCTGATTGCGCAGAGCGGGCGGGAGCATGGCGAACAGGTCACGGCGGCTGCCGAAACCACAAAGACAAGCGAGTTGGTGCGATGA
- a CDS encoding FAD-binding oxidoreductase, producing MNSPSYQSFGRTVPATREVHELAAATRMLMSGSAGPGALLAYGNGRSYGDSCQNRAGAIVDMRPRNKILSFNAETGLLEAEAGALLADIIAFAAPHGFFPAVVPGTQFVTLGGAVANDVHGKNHHRRGSFGCHVERLTLLRSAGRTHVCSPSENASLFRATVGGMGLTGIILTVTMRLMRVASLDITETVRPFANLQEYFDLAEATDRDNEYAVAWIDQLAGGKNAGRGLLLAGNHAQFGARTADRAPAKLSVPFQPPVTVLNRPFLRLFNSAYRWRRGRAGESLSSYRTFFFPLDGVRDWNRLYGPNGLYQHQSVLPEEAAHKAVPELLEAARRSGQGSFLTVLKRFGGQRSPGLMSFARKGYTLTLDFPNRGAATLALLAELDRITIGAGGAVNPYKDARMSEVTFAASFPDWAQLESMRDPAFMSDFWMRTAGRLKSGRMAQAAE from the coding sequence ATGAATTCACCGAGCTATCAGAGCTTCGGGCGAACCGTACCGGCTACCAGGGAGGTGCACGAGCTCGCCGCCGCGACACGGATGCTGATGAGCGGTTCGGCGGGGCCGGGGGCTTTGCTTGCCTATGGCAATGGCCGGAGCTACGGCGACAGCTGCCAGAACCGCGCTGGCGCAATCGTCGACATGCGCCCGCGCAACAAGATCCTGTCGTTCAATGCCGAAACGGGGCTACTCGAGGCTGAGGCGGGAGCGCTTCTGGCCGACATCATCGCCTTTGCGGCGCCGCATGGCTTCTTTCCGGCTGTCGTTCCCGGAACGCAATTCGTCACGCTTGGCGGCGCTGTCGCCAATGACGTGCACGGCAAGAACCATCATCGCCGCGGCAGCTTCGGCTGCCATGTCGAACGGCTGACGCTGTTGCGCTCCGCCGGCCGAACCCATGTCTGCTCTCCATCTGAAAATGCGTCTCTATTCAGGGCTACCGTTGGCGGCATGGGACTGACAGGCATTATCCTGACGGTGACGATGAGGCTGATGCGGGTTGCCTCCCTCGACATCACCGAAACCGTGCGGCCCTTCGCCAATCTCCAGGAGTATTTCGACCTGGCTGAAGCCACTGACCGCGACAATGAATATGCAGTGGCCTGGATCGACCAGCTGGCCGGCGGCAAAAATGCCGGACGAGGGCTGCTGCTCGCCGGCAACCACGCTCAGTTCGGCGCCCGCACCGCCGACCGCGCGCCGGCAAAGCTGTCGGTGCCGTTCCAGCCGCCGGTGACGGTTCTGAACCGGCCGTTTCTCAGGCTGTTCAACAGCGCCTATCGCTGGCGGCGCGGCCGCGCTGGCGAAAGCCTGTCCAGTTATCGGACGTTCTTTTTTCCGCTGGACGGCGTCCGCGACTGGAACCGGCTTTATGGTCCGAACGGGCTTTATCAGCACCAGAGCGTCCTCCCGGAAGAGGCGGCCCACAAGGCCGTGCCTGAATTGCTCGAGGCTGCGCGGCGATCGGGGCAGGGCTCTTTCCTGACAGTGCTGAAGCGATTTGGCGGGCAACGCTCGCCGGGGCTGATGTCGTTCGCCCGCAAGGGCTACACGCTGACGCTGGATTTTCCCAATCGCGGTGCAGCAACGCTTGCTCTGCTGGCCGAACTGGACCGGATCACGATCGGGGCAGGCGGCGCGGTCAATCCCTACAAGGATGCCCGGATGTCGGAAGTGACCTTCGCCGCCTCCTTTCCTGATTGGGCGCAGCTGGAATCGATGCGCGACCCCGCCTTCATGTCGGACTTCTGGATGCGGACGGCGGGTCGATTGAAGTCAGGACGGATGGCCCAGGCGGCAGAGTAA
- a CDS encoding UbiA family prenyltransferase, whose translation MDVRSENRAIPLAVDLDGTLIATDLLWEGLFALLKKNPLNIFLIPIWLLKGPAYLKQAIAKTVDIDPATLPYRPEMLKLLRKEQGEGRQLVLATGTPRKFAEEIARHLDLFDAVLATDGEENLTAERKRKALVDAYGDGGFDYAGNSRHDLKVFDAARQAIVVAPDRAARRWQSQHACELIPAQDPDLRSIIKMLRVHQWLKNSLIAVPVVLAHKYFNLEMLIQTLLAFISFSAAASAIYIINDFFDLAQDRAHPTKRLRPFASGRLSVPFGLVATTMLLVVSLSVAVCTSIEFVGVLLVYLVATTAYSLSIKRMLLMDVLVLAGLYTLRILGGAAATGVDVSFWLLAFSIFFFLSLALVKRYVELRTSSLNVGENIAGRAYRSEDQEMIAQAGMASAFAAALVLALYIDSSAVRELYPHPWLVWPLAPIVLYLTMRIWLLARRDELHEDPVVFIIRDWRSQIMVFVGAVLLVGAGLVQ comes from the coding sequence ATGGACGTACGATCGGAAAACAGGGCGATACCGCTTGCGGTGGATCTCGACGGTACGCTGATTGCTACGGACCTTCTGTGGGAAGGCCTTTTTGCGCTTCTCAAGAAGAACCCTCTGAACATCTTCCTGATACCCATCTGGCTTCTCAAGGGCCCGGCATATCTCAAGCAGGCCATCGCCAAGACTGTCGACATCGATCCTGCGACACTGCCTTATCGTCCCGAAATGCTGAAGCTGCTGCGCAAGGAGCAGGGGGAGGGCCGGCAGTTGGTGCTGGCCACCGGGACGCCGCGCAAGTTTGCCGAGGAGATCGCCCGTCATCTCGACCTGTTCGATGCCGTATTGGCCACGGATGGCGAGGAAAACCTGACGGCGGAGCGCAAGCGCAAGGCGTTGGTCGACGCCTATGGCGATGGCGGCTTCGACTATGCCGGCAACAGCCGCCACGACCTGAAGGTGTTCGATGCCGCGCGTCAGGCAATTGTCGTCGCGCCCGACCGGGCTGCACGGCGCTGGCAGTCGCAGCACGCCTGCGAACTCATTCCCGCCCAGGATCCCGACCTCCGCAGCATCATCAAGATGCTCCGGGTCCACCAATGGCTGAAGAACTCGCTGATTGCCGTACCAGTCGTGCTGGCACACAAATATTTCAACCTGGAGATGCTCATCCAGACCCTGCTGGCCTTCATCTCGTTCAGCGCAGCGGCATCGGCGATCTACATCATCAACGACTTCTTCGACCTGGCACAGGACCGGGCACATCCCACCAAGCGCCTGCGACCCTTCGCGAGCGGCAGGCTTTCGGTGCCCTTCGGGCTGGTCGCGACCACGATGTTGCTCGTCGTCAGCCTTTCAGTCGCTGTATGCACATCGATCGAATTCGTGGGCGTGCTTCTGGTCTACCTCGTCGCAACCACCGCCTACTCGCTGTCGATCAAGCGCATGCTGCTGATGGACGTGCTGGTGCTGGCAGGGCTCTACACGCTGCGTATCCTCGGTGGGGCGGCGGCAACCGGCGTCGATGTCTCGTTCTGGCTGCTGGCGTTTTCGATCTTCTTCTTCCTGTCGCTGGCACTGGTGAAGCGTTATGTCGAACTGCGCACGTCGTCGCTGAATGTCGGCGAGAACATCGCAGGCCGCGCCTACCGCTCGGAAGACCAGGAGATGATCGCCCAGGCCGGTATGGCTTCCGCCTTCGCGGCGGCGCTGGTTCTGGCGCTGTACATCGACAGCAGCGCTGTGCGCGAACTTTATCCCCACCCTTGGCTGGTCTGGCCGCTGGCGCCGATCGTGCTCTATCTGACCATGCGCATCTGGCTTTTGGCACGCCGCGACGAGCTGCATGAAGACCCTGTGGTCTTCATCATCCGGGATTGGCGCAGCCAGATCATGGTGTTCGTCGGTGCTGTCTTGCTGGTGGGCGCGGGTCTGGTCCAATGA
- a CDS encoding mechanosensitive ion channel family protein, which translates to MFLQAFRRFAVSIFLIAAASLTQASAQDVGKASAGVIADQQEVIASLTTKIDALQKKMEQNSEDDAGLVDIRVQLEQLSRDLLQSGVAFRPRLTEINARLEQLGKPPADGQAPEPQIVTSERESLAAEKAEINAVLGVAENLSIRINKLVAQITEIRRDLFQNLLTKRYDINFALASEVISAFETEMGDFFHTISSWLRFVSSFKLKSILAATFLALAAAAVMMVGGRRMFGRMFVPDPRVTEPSYLSRISVAFWSTLMQTMAVVVFLGVTYYLYQYFEVLRGDIGTMLGSLFYVIAIVFFVSRLATAALSPSLPNWRLIPVESGAARWLVLLIIATAVFTGIDYFLSAVYQVLGSPLALTVGEALVSTVIIGMLVVLIALVKPFIDENGRPKPWPPVLRYILFALGGVTIAAALLGFIGLARFVSQQIVVTGAILTTMYIGFLSSRAINEDDAFAKTTVGRRLQRRLKLDDTTLDQLGLLTSIVINLLVLVVGVPLILFQWGFQPGDMTTWLYKIAAGFKIGSFTFSPAGILSGVLVFFVGYFLTRWFQGWLDGSVMARGKVDAGVRNSIRLAVGYAGIALAALIAVSAAGIDLSNLALVAGALSLGIGFGLQNVVSNFVSGLILLAERPFKVGDWIVAGATSGTVKKISVRATEIETFQRQSVILPNSELINSAVGNWTHRNKLGRVDIRVNVAYDSDGRRAHELMLDVVRSHPLVLKNPEPFVLFANFGTAALEFEIRCFLADVTNSNTVQNDIRFAILEVFEREHIHIPSTPRAQDVKPAEKWPVDDEQAEAQVAEEEEARSKRAAEAERRPGRRRKPDPE; encoded by the coding sequence ATGTTTCTACAGGCCTTCAGGCGTTTTGCCGTTTCGATATTCCTGATCGCTGCCGCGTCGCTGACGCAGGCTTCGGCGCAGGACGTTGGCAAAGCCTCGGCCGGCGTGATTGCCGATCAGCAGGAGGTCATCGCCAGCCTGACCACCAAGATCGACGCCCTGCAAAAGAAGATGGAGCAGAACTCCGAGGACGATGCAGGCCTTGTCGACATCCGCGTCCAGCTGGAGCAGCTGTCGCGCGATCTGCTGCAGAGCGGTGTCGCGTTCCGTCCGCGGCTGACCGAGATCAATGCGCGGCTGGAGCAACTGGGCAAGCCGCCGGCCGACGGCCAGGCACCGGAACCGCAGATCGTCACCAGCGAGCGCGAGAGCCTTGCGGCTGAAAAGGCCGAGATCAACGCCGTGCTCGGCGTGGCCGAGAACCTTTCTATCCGGATCAACAAGCTGGTCGCCCAGATCACCGAAATCAGGCGCGACCTGTTCCAGAACCTTCTGACCAAGCGCTACGACATCAATTTCGCCCTGGCCTCCGAGGTCATCAGCGCCTTCGAGACGGAGATGGGAGACTTCTTCCACACGATCTCGTCGTGGCTGCGCTTCGTGTCCAGCTTCAAGCTCAAATCGATTCTGGCAGCGACCTTCCTTGCGCTGGCGGCGGCGGCCGTGATGATGGTCGGCGGCCGACGCATGTTCGGCCGTATGTTCGTGCCGGACCCCCGGGTCACCGAGCCGTCCTATCTGAGCCGCATCTCGGTGGCCTTCTGGTCGACGCTGATGCAGACCATGGCGGTCGTCGTCTTCCTGGGCGTGACCTATTATCTGTACCAGTATTTCGAGGTGCTGCGCGGCGACATCGGCACGATGCTCGGCTCGCTGTTCTATGTCATCGCGATCGTGTTCTTCGTCTCTCGGCTGGCGACGGCGGCACTTTCGCCCTCGCTGCCCAACTGGCGCCTGATCCCGGTCGAAAGCGGCGCGGCCCGCTGGCTCGTGCTGCTCATCATCGCGACAGCCGTCTTCACCGGCATCGACTACTTCCTCAGCGCCGTCTACCAGGTGCTCGGCTCGCCGCTGGCCCTGACCGTCGGCGAAGCGCTCGTTTCGACCGTCATCATCGGCATGCTGGTCGTGCTGATCGCGCTGGTCAAACCTTTCATCGACGAGAATGGCAGGCCGAAACCGTGGCCGCCGGTGCTGCGCTACATCCTGTTCGCTCTCGGCGGGGTCACAATCGCGGCGGCGTTGCTCGGCTTTATCGGGCTCGCGCGCTTCGTATCGCAGCAGATCGTCGTCACCGGCGCGATCCTCACCACCATGTATATCGGCTTCCTGTCGTCGCGAGCGATCAACGAGGACGACGCCTTCGCCAAGACGACAGTGGGTCGGCGCCTGCAACGCAGGCTCAAGCTTGACGACACGACGCTCGACCAGCTGGGGCTCCTGACCAGCATCGTCATCAACCTTCTGGTGCTTGTCGTCGGTGTGCCGCTGATCCTGTTCCAGTGGGGCTTCCAGCCGGGCGACATGACGACCTGGCTCTACAAGATCGCTGCCGGCTTTAAGATCGGCAGCTTTACCTTCTCGCCGGCAGGCATCCTGTCTGGCGTTCTGGTGTTCTTCGTCGGTTATTTCCTGACCCGCTGGTTCCAGGGCTGGCTTGACGGATCGGTGATGGCACGCGGCAAGGTCGATGCCGGCGTGCGTAACTCGATCCGCCTTGCCGTCGGCTATGCCGGCATTGCGCTTGCGGCGCTGATTGCGGTTTCGGCCGCCGGCATCGATCTCTCCAACCTCGCCCTTGTCGCCGGTGCGCTGTCCCTCGGTATCGGTTTCGGCCTCCAGAACGTGGTGTCCAACTTCGTCTCCGGCCTGATCCTGCTCGCCGAGCGGCCGTTCAAGGTCGGCGACTGGATCGTGGCGGGGGCGACGTCCGGCACCGTCAAGAAGATCAGCGTGCGCGCCACCGAGATCGAGACGTTCCAGCGCCAGTCGGTGATCCTGCCCAACTCGGAACTGATCAACAGCGCCGTTGGCAACTGGACCCATCGCAACAAGCTTGGGCGCGTCGACATCAGGGTCAACGTCGCCTACGATTCCGACGGCAGGCGCGCGCATGAATTGATGCTCGATGTCGTTCGGTCGCATCCGCTGGTGCTGAAGAACCCGGAGCCGTTTGTGCTCTTTGCCAATTTCGGCACGGCCGCGCTTGAGTTCGAAATCCGCTGCTTCCTGGCCGATGTGACCAACAGCAACACGGTCCAGAACGATATCCGCTTCGCGATCCTCGAAGTGTTCGAACGCGAGCACATCCATATTCCCTCGACACCGCGTGCACAGGACGTCAAGCCTGCCGAGAAGTGGCCCGTCGATGACGAGCAGGCCGAGGCTCAGGTTGCTGAGGAAGAAGAGGCCCGCAGCAAACGGGCGGCCGAGGCGGAGCGCAGGCCGGGACGGCGCAGGAAACCCGACCCCGAGTAA
- a CDS encoding sarcosine oxidase subunit beta family protein — protein sequence MAEYSVFSLLRNALSGNQDWKPAWRKPNPKPSYDVIVIGGGGHGLSTAYYLAKEHGITNVAVLEKGYLGSGNVGRNTTAVRSNYLLPQNTRFYEHSMKMWENLSHELNYNVMFSQRGVLNLAHTPAQLDDYARRGNAMRHLGVDAVLMTPSEIGRRVPGLDMSQQARFPILGGLMQESAGTARHDAVAWGYARGADRRGVDIVENCEVTGFLRDGDRIVGVTTNRGEIRAKKVAVAVAGSTGRVMQLAGIERMPIESFVLQAFVSESLKPFLDTVVTFGMGHFYVGQSDKGGLIYGGDLDGYNSYAQRGSLPIVEEVMSEMLALFPSLATVRVLRSWGGVCDMSMDGSPIITTGPLPGMYLNCGWCYGGFKATPASGFCFAHTIAKDAPHEFNAPFTLDRFSRGTVIDDKGQGPTPRMH from the coding sequence ATGGCGGAATATTCGGTCTTTTCGCTGCTCAGGAATGCGCTCTCCGGAAATCAGGACTGGAAGCCCGCCTGGCGCAAGCCCAATCCCAAGCCGTCCTATGACGTGATCGTCATCGGCGGCGGCGGACATGGCCTTTCCACCGCCTACTATCTCGCCAAGGAGCACGGCATCACCAATGTCGCGGTGCTTGAAAAGGGTTATCTCGGCTCGGGCAATGTCGGCCGCAACACGACCGCCGTGCGCTCCAACTACCTTTTGCCGCAGAACACGCGCTTCTACGAGCATTCGATGAAGATGTGGGAGAACCTCTCCCATGAACTCAACTACAATGTCATGTTCTCCCAGCGCGGCGTGCTGAACCTCGCCCACACGCCGGCCCAGCTCGACGATTATGCCCGTCGCGGCAACGCCATGCGCCATCTCGGCGTCGATGCCGTTCTGATGACGCCGTCAGAGATCGGCCGCCGCGTGCCCGGCCTCGACATGTCGCAACAGGCGCGTTTTCCGATCCTGGGCGGCCTGATGCAGGAGAGCGCCGGCACGGCCCGTCACGATGCGGTCGCCTGGGGCTATGCCCGCGGCGCCGATCGGCGCGGCGTCGACATTGTCGAGAATTGCGAGGTGACCGGCTTCCTGCGCGACGGCGACCGGATCGTCGGCGTCACCACCAACCGCGGCGAGATTCGCGCAAAAAAGGTGGCGGTCGCGGTCGCCGGCAGCACCGGGCGGGTCATGCAGCTGGCCGGCATCGAGCGCATGCCCATCGAGAGCTTCGTGCTCCAGGCCTTCGTTTCGGAATCGCTGAAACCCTTCCTCGACACGGTCGTCACCTTCGGCATGGGCCACTTCTATGTCGGCCAGTCCGACAAGGGCGGCCTGATCTACGGCGGCGATCTCGACGGCTACAACAGCTACGCCCAGCGCGGCAGCCTGCCCATCGTCGAGGAGGTGATGAGCGAGATGCTGGCGCTGTTTCCGTCGCTCGCGACTGTGCGGGTACTGCGCTCCTGGGGCGGCGTCTGCGACATGTCGATGGACGGCTCGCCGATCATCACGACGGGCCCCCTGCCCGGCATGTATCTCAATTGCGGCTGGTGCTACGGCGGCTTCAAGGCGACGCCGGCTTCGGGTTTCTGTTTTGCCCACACCATCGCCAAGGACGCGCCGCACGAGTTCAACGCGCCCTTCACGCTCGACCGGTTCAGCCGTGGCACTGTCATCGACGACAAGGGCCAGGGTCCGACGCCACGGATGCACTAG
- a CDS encoding sarcosine oxidase subunit delta family protein — protein sequence MLITCPYCGPRDVSEFAYQGDGNRTRPDPASTDSEAWHAYVYERPNPAGAHNEIWLHAGGCRAHLAVVRDTLTHEIASVRFAREHGAAPHGRRKPGAKA from the coding sequence ATGCTGATCACCTGCCCTTATTGCGGCCCGCGCGATGTCTCCGAATTCGCCTACCAGGGCGACGGCAACCGCACCCGACCCGACCCGGCCTCGACCGACAGCGAGGCATGGCACGCCTATGTCTACGAACGGCCGAACCCGGCCGGAGCGCATAACGAGATCTGGCTGCATGCCGGCGGCTGCCGGGCGCATCTGGCCGTGGTCCGCGATACGCTCACCCACGAAATCGCAAGCGTGCGCTTCGCCCGCGAGCACGGTGCCGCACCGCACGGACGCCGCAAGCCGGGAGCCAAAGCATGA